A section of the Serratia liquefaciens ATCC 27592 genome encodes:
- a CDS encoding DUF1289 domain-containing protein has translation MPQQLEFFDIPSPCRGICQADDRGFCRGCLRSREERFGWMQMSDAQKRDVLRLCHQRFLRLQRANKQPDEPQPEQPSLF, from the coding sequence GTGCCGCAGCAGCTTGAGTTTTTTGACATCCCCAGCCCGTGCCGAGGTATCTGCCAGGCCGATGACCGAGGCTTTTGCCGTGGCTGCCTGCGCAGCCGCGAAGAACGCTTTGGCTGGATGCAAATGAGCGATGCGCAAAAAAGGGATGTGCTGCGCCTGTGTCACCAACGCTTCCTGCGCCTTCAGCGAGCCAATAAACAGCCCGATGAGCCGCAACCCGAACAGCCGTCGCTATTTTGA
- a CDS encoding aldo/keto reductase, producing MENRIQLAPQGPEFSRMICGYWRLMEWGMSPQQLLAFIEQHIELGVTTADHADIYGGYACEQAFGEAMRLKPSLRQSMELVSKCGIATTAKPGNAIGHYITDREHIVYSAERSLAHLHTDYLDLLLIHRPDPLMDADEVAEAFVSLHQSGKVRHFGVSNFTPAQFTLLQSRLPFSLVTNQLEISPIHQPSILDGSLDQCQQLRIKPMAWSCLGGGRLFSDAEFQPLRDELQAVAQEIGAETIEQVVYAWVMRLPSAPLPIIGSGKIERVRSALKAQQLTLDRQQWFRIRKAALGYDVP from the coding sequence ATGGAAAACCGTATTCAACTCGCGCCGCAGGGGCCTGAATTTTCCCGCATGATTTGCGGATACTGGCGTTTGATGGAGTGGGGCATGTCGCCGCAACAGCTGTTGGCGTTCATTGAACAGCATATCGAGCTGGGCGTGACCACTGCCGATCACGCGGATATTTACGGCGGTTATGCCTGCGAACAGGCTTTTGGCGAAGCGATGCGGCTGAAGCCGTCATTGCGCCAGTCGATGGAGTTGGTGTCCAAATGCGGTATCGCCACTACAGCCAAACCGGGCAACGCCATCGGCCATTACATCACCGACCGCGAGCATATCGTTTATAGCGCGGAACGTTCGTTGGCGCATCTGCATACCGACTATCTTGACCTGTTGCTGATCCACCGTCCGGATCCGCTGATGGATGCCGATGAGGTCGCCGAGGCCTTTGTGTCTCTGCACCAAAGTGGCAAAGTGCGTCACTTCGGCGTTTCCAACTTCACACCGGCGCAATTTACGTTGCTGCAATCGCGGCTGCCATTCTCGCTGGTGACCAATCAACTGGAGATTTCACCGATTCATCAGCCGAGTATCCTGGATGGATCGCTGGATCAGTGCCAGCAATTACGCATCAAGCCGATGGCCTGGTCTTGTCTGGGGGGCGGCCGCCTGTTCAGCGACGCCGAGTTCCAGCCGCTGCGTGATGAGTTGCAGGCGGTGGCGCAGGAAATAGGGGCCGAGACTATCGAGCAGGTGGTGTACGCCTGGGTGATGCGTCTGCCGTCGGCACCGTTGCCGATTATCGGCTCAGGCAAGATTGAACGCGTGCGTTCTGCATTGAAGGCGCAGCAATTGACGCTGGATCGTCAACAGTGGTTCCGCATCCGCAAAGCGGCGCTGGGTTACGACGTACCTTAA
- a CDS encoding polyurethane esterase has translation MGIFNYQGLDEAKSKALFTDAMAISTYAYHNIDNGFDEGYHNTGFGLGLPLTLVTALIGSTQSQGGLPGIPWNPDSEKAALAAVNNAGWSLISADQLGYQGKTDARGTYYGETLGYTTAQAEVLGKYDSEGNLTGIGIAFRGTSGPRESLITDTIGDLVNDLLAGFGPSGYADNYSLKAFGTLLGDVAKFAQSHGLSGDDITISGHSLGGLAVNSMAALSDGNWGGFYAQSNYIAFASPTQYETGDKVINIGYENDPVFRALDGTTRTSATLGVHDAPQESATNNIVNFNDHYASTAWNILPFSILNVPTWLSHLPFFYQDGLMRVLNSEFYSLTSKDSTVIVSNLSDVTRGNTWVEDLNRNAEQHSGPTFIVGSDGNDLIKGGAGNDYLEGRAGNDTFRDDGGFNIISGGEGHNTLDLQHALKNTDVAYDGNTLYLRDADGGITLANSIGTLKSKESSLLIFTKEVDHQVTDNGLLSTKGLTAYASSANGTATDDVLTAKDSGSWLFGLEGNDQLFGGKGNDVFVGGAGNDVMHSQGGNNTFLFSGDFGQDLIYGYQARDKLVFIGTDGSSTGGNFRDFASEVNDNLVFNFGGNTVTLVGVGFDSLSDGQVVLA, from the coding sequence ATGGGAATCTTTAATTATCAAGGCCTCGATGAGGCGAAGTCCAAAGCGTTATTTACCGATGCCATGGCAATTTCTACCTACGCCTATCACAATATCGATAATGGTTTTGATGAAGGCTATCATAATACCGGCTTCGGGCTGGGCCTGCCCTTAACCCTGGTCACCGCGTTGATAGGCAGTACTCAATCACAGGGGGGATTACCCGGTATTCCCTGGAACCCTGACTCGGAAAAGGCGGCGCTGGCGGCGGTAAATAACGCCGGCTGGTCATTGATTAGCGCAGATCAATTAGGCTATCAGGGCAAAACGGACGCTCGTGGCACCTATTACGGTGAAACTCTGGGCTATACCACTGCACAGGCCGAAGTACTGGGAAAATACGACAGCGAGGGTAATCTCACCGGCATCGGCATTGCTTTTCGCGGCACCAGCGGCCCGCGTGAATCGTTAATCACCGATACCATCGGCGATCTGGTCAATGACCTGCTGGCCGGTTTCGGCCCCAGTGGTTATGCCGATAATTACAGCCTGAAAGCCTTCGGCACCCTGCTGGGGGATGTGGCCAAGTTCGCCCAGTCTCACGGGCTGAGTGGGGATGACATTACCATCAGTGGTCACAGCCTCGGCGGCTTGGCGGTAAACAGCATGGCGGCGCTCAGCGACGGCAATTGGGGTGGCTTCTATGCGCAGTCCAACTATATCGCCTTCGCTTCTCCTACCCAATACGAAACCGGCGATAAAGTCATTAATATCGGCTACGAAAACGATCCGGTATTCCGCGCGTTGGATGGCACGACGCGCACTTCGGCAACGCTGGGCGTGCATGACGCACCACAAGAGTCCGCTACCAATAACATCGTTAATTTCAACGACCACTATGCCTCCACCGCCTGGAATATTCTGCCCTTCTCTATCCTCAATGTGCCAACCTGGTTATCTCACCTGCCGTTCTTTTATCAGGACGGATTGATGCGCGTATTGAATTCAGAGTTCTACTCGCTGACCAGCAAAGATTCGACGGTGATTGTCTCCAATCTTTCTGACGTTACCCGCGGCAATACCTGGGTGGAAGACCTCAACCGTAACGCCGAGCAACACAGCGGCCCAACCTTTATTGTCGGCAGTGACGGCAATGACCTTATCAAGGGCGGCGCGGGAAATGATTATCTCGAGGGCCGCGCCGGCAATGACACCTTCCGTGACGATGGGGGTTTTAATATTATTTCCGGCGGTGAAGGCCATAACACCCTGGATTTGCAACATGCATTGAAAAATACCGATGTCGCGTACGACGGCAATACGCTCTATTTGCGCGATGCTGACGGTGGCATCACTCTGGCTAACTCGATTGGCACGCTGAAAAGCAAAGAGTCGTCACTGCTGATTTTCACCAAAGAGGTTGATCATCAGGTGACCGACAACGGATTACTTTCCACCAAGGGGTTGACCGCCTACGCCAGTTCGGCGAACGGTACCGCGACCGATGACGTTCTGACCGCCAAGGATTCCGGCTCCTGGCTATTCGGTCTGGAGGGAAATGACCAGCTGTTTGGCGGCAAAGGCAATGACGTGTTCGTCGGAGGCGCGGGTAACGACGTTATGCACAGCCAGGGCGGCAACAATACCTTCCTGTTCAGCGGCGACTTCGGTCAGGATCTGATTTACGGCTATCAGGCCCGAGACAAGCTGGTATTTATCGGTACCGACGGCAGCAGTACGGGCGGTAATTTCCGTGATTTTGCTTCCGAGGTGAACGACAATCTGGTGTTTAATTTTGGCGGCAATACGGTCACTTTAGTCGGGGTCGGGTTCGATAGCCTGTCGGACGGCCAGGTGGTACTGGCCTGA
- the sodC gene encoding superoxide dismutase family protein, whose translation MKHYWYAAFGLMACGVAQAATVDVDMNLVTGQGIGQDIGKVTISETPYGLLFTPQLKALPAGVHGFHVHEKGSCEPGMKDGKAVAALAAGGHLDPQKTGKHLGPYADGHLGDLPAIYVTDDGMASYPVLAPRLKKISEISGKALMVHAGGDNHSDHPKPLGGGGERFACGVIKS comes from the coding sequence ATGAAACACTATTGGTATGCGGCCTTTGGTTTGATGGCCTGCGGCGTTGCTCAGGCGGCGACGGTGGATGTTGACATGAATCTGGTGACCGGACAGGGAATTGGTCAGGATATTGGCAAGGTGACGATCAGCGAAACGCCTTATGGTTTGTTGTTTACGCCACAGCTCAAAGCCTTGCCGGCCGGCGTGCACGGTTTTCACGTTCATGAGAAGGGCAGTTGCGAACCGGGAATGAAGGACGGCAAGGCCGTCGCGGCGTTGGCGGCCGGCGGACATCTTGATCCACAAAAAACCGGTAAGCACCTTGGGCCATACGCCGACGGTCATTTGGGGGACTTGCCGGCCATTTACGTGACCGACGACGGCATGGCCAGCTACCCGGTGCTGGCGCCTCGGCTGAAAAAAATCAGCGAAATCAGCGGCAAGGCACTGATGGTGCACGCTGGTGGTGATAATCACTCCGATCATCCCAAACCGCTGGGTGGCGGAGGCGAACGCTTCGCCTGCGGCGTGATTAAGTCATAA
- a CDS encoding FUSC family protein — translation MNLPFLEWNRTPWGKATGGQWRYALRNSLAMCLSLWVAFVLNLDEPYWALTSAAVVSFPTVGGVISKSIGRVFGSLVGAAASVAIAGHCLNDPWLFTLFIAAWIGLCTYISNHYQNNVSYAFALAGYTAAIIAFSTVNVTDTQQIFDIAQARVCEVITGILCGGLMMMILPSTSDGEALLTSLRRMHLRLLEHAAMLWQPEITVQMRTSHEGVIGQILTMNLLRIQAFWSHYRLRRQNNLLNYMLHQQLRITSVISSLRRMLLNWPDRPANLASVLEQLLTELRNPETDKYRLARILQQIAPQDPADYRHRAFWLRLRHFCWLYLGASRWLQRLESATPVSDIQPPRVTSLARHTDSYEAAYNGLRTFLCIVIGCAYWINTQWDAGSSALTLIAISCVLYSSTPSPINSITTLLKAVLLLSIACFVVKFGLMIQIDDFWLFCAFLFPVLVTMQMIKLQHPSYAALWGQLIVFMGSFLSVTNPPSYDYQSFINDSIGKIVGVLLAGLAFQILRPSSDKRKSRRIIRALRRDFIDQLSKKPQQSESQFESRIYHRISQLNQSQDQEARSWLLRWGVVLLNCSHIVWQLRDWQTRSDPLSAVRDVCIHCLRGIMTEKGVQHSSLDASLQELQRMSTALAHHPEQAARDLAGLIWRLYCSLQQLQQAIVPVDSAATTSTAR, via the coding sequence GTGAACCTGCCTTTTTTGGAATGGAACCGTACCCCTTGGGGAAAAGCCACCGGCGGACAATGGCGTTATGCACTGCGCAATTCACTGGCGATGTGCCTGTCACTGTGGGTCGCTTTTGTTCTCAATCTTGACGAACCTTACTGGGCGCTCACATCGGCCGCGGTAGTCAGCTTCCCCACCGTCGGCGGTGTGATCAGTAAAAGCATCGGCCGGGTTTTCGGCAGCCTGGTCGGCGCTGCGGCATCGGTGGCCATCGCCGGCCATTGCCTGAATGACCCCTGGCTGTTCACGCTGTTTATCGCCGCCTGGATCGGCCTGTGCACTTACATTTCAAACCACTATCAGAACAACGTTTCCTACGCCTTCGCGCTGGCGGGCTACACCGCTGCCATCATCGCCTTCAGCACCGTCAACGTGACGGACACTCAGCAGATCTTTGATATTGCCCAAGCGCGCGTTTGTGAGGTTATCACCGGTATTCTGTGCGGCGGTCTGATGATGATGATCCTGCCCAGCACCTCTGACGGCGAAGCCTTGTTAACCTCGTTGCGGCGCATGCATCTGCGATTATTGGAACATGCCGCGATGCTGTGGCAGCCGGAAATCACCGTGCAGATGCGTACCTCGCACGAAGGGGTTATCGGCCAAATCCTGACCATGAACTTGCTGCGTATTCAGGCTTTCTGGAGCCACTACCGGCTACGCCGACAGAATAATCTGCTCAACTATATGCTGCACCAGCAGTTACGTATTACCAGCGTGATCTCCAGCCTGCGCCGCATGCTGCTGAACTGGCCGGATCGCCCGGCCAACCTGGCCAGCGTGCTGGAGCAACTGCTGACCGAGCTGCGTAACCCCGAGACTGACAAGTACCGTTTGGCCCGCATACTGCAACAGATTGCACCGCAAGATCCCGCCGACTATCGTCATCGCGCCTTCTGGCTGCGTCTGCGCCATTTCTGCTGGCTGTATCTGGGCGCCAGCCGCTGGTTGCAGCGTCTGGAGAGCGCCACGCCGGTCAGCGATATTCAGCCACCGCGTGTCACCTCTTTGGCTCGTCACACCGACAGCTACGAAGCGGCGTATAACGGCCTGCGCACCTTTTTGTGCATTGTCATCGGTTGCGCTTACTGGATTAACACCCAATGGGACGCAGGCAGCTCGGCCCTGACGCTGATTGCCATCAGTTGCGTGCTCTACTCTTCCACGCCGTCCCCCATCAACAGCATCACCACCCTGCTAAAGGCGGTGCTGCTGCTGTCGATTGCCTGCTTTGTGGTGAAATTTGGCCTGATGATTCAGATTGATGATTTTTGGCTGTTCTGTGCCTTTCTGTTCCCGGTGCTGGTAACGATGCAGATGATCAAGCTGCAGCACCCCTCCTACGCCGCACTCTGGGGCCAACTGATCGTATTCATGGGTTCTTTTCTTTCCGTCACCAATCCACCAAGCTACGACTATCAGTCGTTTATCAATGACAGCATCGGGAAGATTGTCGGGGTATTGCTGGCCGGTTTAGCCTTCCAAATATTGCGACCCAGCTCGGACAAACGCAAAAGTCGGCGCATTATCCGCGCCCTGCGGCGGGACTTTATCGATCAGTTAAGCAAAAAACCGCAGCAAAGCGAGAGCCAGTTTGAATCGCGAATCTATCATCGCATCAGCCAACTGAATCAAAGTCAGGATCAAGAAGCGCGCAGTTGGTTATTGCGCTGGGGCGTGGTGCTGCTCAACTGCAGCCATATCGTCTGGCAACTGCGTGACTGGCAAACCCGTTCCGATCCGCTCTCGGCGGTTCGCGACGTCTGTATTCATTGCCTGCGGGGAATCATGACGGAGAAAGGCGTGCAGCACAGTTCGCTGGACGCCAGCTTGCAAGAACTGCAGCGCATGAGTACTGCGCTGGCGCACCACCCGGAACAGGCGGCGCGCGATCTGGCAGGCTTAATTTGGCGGCTTTATTGTTCGTTGCAGCAGCTACAGCAGGCGATTGTCCCTGTTGATAGCGCAGCGACGACATCCACCGCCCGCTAA
- a CDS encoding efflux RND transporter periplasmic adaptor subunit → MTYKTLKYFSTVIVCAIAICAGWWLWNYYMQSPWTRDGKVRAELVNITPEVSGRLEKITVHDNQFIPAGSLIFTIDPVPYQIALDNAEAALAKAQSDLAKADHEAARRRGLPKNVISAEDMDESNLAAQAMKAAYKAAQANLEQAKWNLSKTKIYAPTDGYITNLQTRVGNYASAGSPLVALVDMHSFYVLGYFEETKLKHIKEGNKADIVLYNGNIPLQGQVESIGRAIYDQSVESSADLLMDVKPNVPWVRLAQRVPVRIKLLNVPTDLPLVAGTTCTISIHQ, encoded by the coding sequence ATGACGTATAAAACATTAAAATATTTTTCTACGGTAATCGTCTGTGCCATTGCCATCTGTGCCGGTTGGTGGTTATGGAATTACTATATGCAATCCCCCTGGACCCGCGATGGAAAGGTGCGCGCCGAACTCGTCAATATCACACCAGAAGTTTCTGGAAGATTAGAGAAAATAACCGTTCATGACAATCAGTTCATACCTGCGGGAAGTCTGATTTTTACGATCGACCCCGTGCCTTACCAGATTGCGCTGGACAATGCTGAGGCCGCGCTGGCAAAAGCGCAGTCTGATTTGGCTAAGGCCGATCATGAGGCGGCTCGCCGCCGCGGCCTGCCGAAAAATGTTATTTCAGCGGAAGATATGGATGAGTCAAATTTAGCGGCGCAGGCAATGAAAGCCGCGTATAAAGCCGCACAGGCTAATCTGGAACAGGCAAAATGGAATTTAAGTAAAACTAAAATTTATGCCCCTACCGATGGCTATATCACCAATTTACAAACCCGCGTGGGTAACTACGCCAGCGCCGGTTCTCCTCTGGTTGCGCTGGTCGACATGCACTCGTTTTATGTGCTCGGTTATTTTGAAGAAACCAAGTTAAAACATATAAAAGAGGGCAATAAAGCCGACATCGTTTTATATAATGGCAACATTCCGCTCCAGGGGCAGGTGGAGAGTATTGGCCGCGCCATTTACGATCAAAGCGTCGAAAGCAGCGCAGATTTATTAATGGATGTTAAACCCAATGTACCTTGGGTGCGCTTGGCTCAGCGTGTGCCAGTCCGGATAAAATTGCTGAATGTCCCGACTGATTTGCCCCTGGTAGCCGGCACCACCTGCACCATCTCGATTCATCAGTAA
- a CDS encoding DUF1656 domain-containing protein, with the protein MNTSWLHASSPLPDLVLGASLYFPPLFKAVLLGLILWLLVHHLLRDWIYSGEIWHPMLMDLSIFVIAVSGSLWLLASW; encoded by the coding sequence GTGAATACTTCATGGCTTCATGCCTCGTCCCCGCTACCCGATTTGGTGCTGGGCGCCTCGCTTTATTTTCCGCCCCTATTTAAGGCTGTTTTGCTAGGCCTGATTTTATGGCTACTGGTACACCACCTGTTGCGAGACTGGATTTATTCCGGCGAAATTTGGCACCCTATGCTGATGGATTTGTCTATTTTCGTCATCGCCGTCAGCGGCTCCCTGTGGCTTTTAGCGAGTTGGTAA
- the slyA gene encoding transcriptional regulator SlyA, producing the protein MESTLGSDLARLVRVWRALIDHRLKPLALTQTHWVTLHSINRLPPEQSQIQLAKAIGIEQPSLVRTLDQLEEKGLITRHTCANDRRAKRIKLTEAADPIIREVDSVISSTRGEILSGITTDEVQLLVGLIGKLEQNITELQNKQ; encoded by the coding sequence GTGGAGTCAACATTAGGTTCAGATTTAGCACGATTAGTTCGTGTATGGCGCGCGCTCATCGATCATCGGCTCAAGCCGCTGGCGCTCACGCAAACGCATTGGGTTACTTTGCACAGTATCAATCGTTTGCCGCCGGAGCAGTCACAGATCCAGCTGGCTAAAGCGATCGGCATTGAGCAACCGTCATTGGTTCGTACTCTGGACCAACTGGAAGAGAAGGGGTTGATTACTCGCCACACCTGCGCCAACGATCGGCGTGCAAAGCGTATCAAACTGACTGAAGCGGCCGATCCCATCATCCGGGAAGTGGACAGCGTCATCAGCTCTACGCGGGGCGAGATTCTGAGCGGCATTACTACTGATGAAGTACAACTGTTGGTTGGTTTAATTGGCAAGCTTGAGCAAAACATCACTGAACTACAAAATAAACAATAA
- a CDS encoding outer membrane lipoprotein — MIKRLLVVAIAAVTLAGCANESMSGDVYSASQAKQVQTVTYGTLVSVRPVKIQGGETSNTIGAIGGAVLGGFLGNTVGGGTGRSLATAAGAVAGGVAGNSIGEAAGRTSGYELEIKTDQKENIVVVQKAGATKFSPGQRVRMARTGDTITVSPL; from the coding sequence ATGATCAAGCGTCTTCTCGTCGTTGCTATCGCCGCAGTTACGCTGGCAGGGTGCGCCAATGAATCCATGTCCGGCGACGTTTATTCCGCTTCGCAGGCCAAACAGGTTCAAACCGTGACTTATGGCACGCTGGTTTCGGTGCGCCCAGTCAAGATCCAGGGTGGTGAAACGTCGAATACCATTGGCGCAATCGGTGGTGCCGTATTGGGTGGCTTCCTCGGTAACACCGTTGGCGGCGGTACCGGTCGCAGCCTGGCAACCGCAGCCGGCGCAGTCGCCGGTGGCGTAGCGGGTAACAGCATCGGCGAAGCCGCAGGCCGTACCTCAGGCTACGAGCTGGAAATCAAAACTGACCAGAAAGAGAACATCGTGGTGGTTCAGAAGGCGGGCGCGACCAAGTTCAGCCCAGGCCAGCGTGTTCGTATGGCTCGTACTGGCGACACCATTACCGTATCTCCGCTGTAA
- the anmK gene encoding anhydro-N-acetylmuramic acid kinase, with translation MKSGRYIGVMSGTSLDGIDVVLAAIDGRMVAQQASYSHPMPIQLKQDILGMCQGQQTTLAAVGRLDAQLGTLFGEAVLGLLKQTGVSAQDITAIGCHGQTVWHEPEGDARFSMQLGDNNRIAALTNITTVGDFRRRDMAYGGQGAPLVPAFHQALLAHPVERRMVLNIGGIANLSMLLPGAPVRGFDTGPGNMLMDAWVWRHRSQPYDKDGAWAMEGRVCLPLLQQMLADPYFALPAPKSTGREYFNAAWLERQLTGLPAVKPVDVQTTLTELTAITICEQVQLAGGCERLLVCGGGARNPLLMARMSALLPGTEVCLTDDFGISGDDMEALAFAWLAFRTLSGQPGNLPSVTGASRETLLGGIYPVLPLGGR, from the coding sequence ATGAAGTCAGGCCGCTATATAGGTGTTATGTCCGGCACCAGTCTGGATGGCATCGACGTGGTGCTTGCCGCGATAGACGGACGAATGGTGGCGCAGCAGGCCAGTTACAGCCATCCGATGCCGATTCAGCTCAAGCAGGATATTCTCGGTATGTGCCAGGGGCAACAGACCACGCTTGCTGCAGTGGGGCGACTGGATGCGCAGCTCGGCACCTTGTTTGGTGAGGCGGTGCTTGGCCTGCTAAAGCAAACCGGCGTGTCGGCTCAGGACATCACCGCCATCGGTTGCCATGGTCAGACGGTATGGCACGAGCCAGAAGGCGACGCCCGTTTTTCTATGCAATTGGGCGATAACAATCGCATTGCAGCGCTGACCAACATCACCACCGTGGGGGATTTCCGTCGGCGCGATATGGCCTATGGGGGCCAGGGCGCGCCACTTGTGCCGGCCTTCCATCAGGCGTTGTTGGCGCATCCGGTGGAACGCCGCATGGTGCTGAACATCGGCGGCATTGCCAATCTTTCGATGTTGTTGCCGGGGGCGCCGGTGCGAGGTTTCGATACCGGGCCGGGCAATATGCTGATGGACGCTTGGGTATGGCGCCATCGCTCGCAGCCTTACGATAAAGACGGCGCCTGGGCGATGGAAGGCCGTGTCTGCCTGCCTCTGTTGCAGCAGATGCTGGCCGATCCTTACTTTGCGCTGCCGGCACCGAAAAGTACCGGCCGTGAGTATTTCAATGCGGCCTGGCTGGAACGTCAGCTTACGGGACTGCCGGCGGTCAAGCCGGTTGACGTACAAACTACGTTGACGGAACTGACGGCGATCACTATCTGCGAGCAGGTCCAGTTGGCTGGCGGGTGCGAACGCCTATTGGTCTGCGGTGGTGGGGCGCGTAACCCATTGCTGATGGCGCGGATGTCGGCGCTACTGCCCGGCACCGAAGTGTGCCTGACTGACGATTTCGGCATCAGCGGCGATGATATGGAAGCGCTGGCCTTCGCCTGGCTGGCGTTTCGTACCTTGTCTGGCCAGCCCGGCAATCTGCCTTCGGTTACCGGTGCCAGCCGTGAAACCCTGCTGGGTGGGATTTATCCGGTTTTGCCTTTAGGGGGCCGTTAG
- a CDS encoding MliC family protein, whose product MKKIIIAAGVLALAGCSYVLPQSSQTLHYQCGTTPLTVALDGKESTVSMLMDGEQLTLKQVLAMTGAKYSDGKYTFWSKGQNAYLERNGKVIMSDCTLAN is encoded by the coding sequence ATGAAAAAAATCATTATTGCCGCCGGTGTACTGGCGTTGGCCGGTTGCAGCTACGTTCTGCCGCAAAGCAGCCAGACTCTGCATTATCAGTGTGGCACCACGCCACTGACGGTGGCGCTGGACGGCAAGGAGAGCACCGTCAGCATGTTGATGGATGGCGAGCAACTGACGCTGAAGCAGGTGCTGGCCATGACCGGGGCAAAATACAGCGACGGTAAATACACCTTCTGGTCCAAAGGCCAAAACGCCTACCTTGAGCGTAATGGCAAAGTGATCATGAGCGACTGCACGCTGGCGAATTGA
- the pdxH gene encoding pyridoxamine 5'-phosphate oxidase: MIENNEFDVADLRREYTRGGLRRNDLTANPLELFEKWLKQACDARLADPTAMCVATVDENGQPYQRIVLLKHVDEKGLVFYTNLGSRKAQQLANNPHISLLFPWHMLDRQVIFLGKAERLSTLEVMKYFASRPKDSQIGAWVSQQSSRISARGVLESKFLELKQKFQQGEVPLPSFWGGFRVKFDSVEFWQGGANRLHDRFLYQRDGNDWKIDRLAP; the protein is encoded by the coding sequence ATGATTGAAAATAATGAATTTGATGTTGCGGACCTGCGCCGTGAATACACCCGGGGTGGCCTGCGTCGCAACGATCTGACCGCCAATCCGCTGGAGCTGTTCGAAAAGTGGCTTAAACAGGCCTGCGACGCTCGTTTGGCCGATCCGACAGCCATGTGTGTGGCAACCGTGGATGAAAATGGTCAACCCTATCAGCGTATTGTTTTGCTTAAGCATGTGGATGAAAAAGGGTTGGTGTTCTACACCAACCTGGGCAGCCGCAAAGCACAGCAATTGGCGAATAACCCGCATATCAGCCTGCTGTTCCCGTGGCACATGCTTGACCGCCAGGTGATTTTCCTCGGTAAGGCGGAACGGCTTTCCACTTTAGAAGTAATGAAGTACTTCGCCAGTCGCCCGAAAGACAGCCAGATCGGCGCTTGGGTGTCGCAGCAGTCATCGCGCATTTCCGCGCGCGGGGTGCTAGAAAGCAAATTCCTCGAGCTGAAGCAAAAATTCCAACAGGGTGAAGTCCCGCTGCCGAGTTTCTGGGGCGGATTCCGGGTCAAGTTCGACTCCGTCGAGTTCTGGCAGGGCGGTGCCAACCGCCTGCACGACCGTTTCCTGTACCAACGGGACGGGAATGACTGGAAAATTGACCGACTGGCGCCCTGA